The following proteins are co-located in the Haloarcula rubripromontorii genome:
- the hisA gene encoding 1-(5-phosphoribosyl)-5-[(5-phosphoribosylamino)methylideneamino]imidazole-4-carboxamide isomerase, protein MFPEFEVIPAVDMQDGQVVQLVGGERGTEKTYGDPVEAAQRWVDAGARTLHLVDLDGAFEGERQNAAAIDAVLDAVGDDVDVQLGGGIRTAEDAISLLDRGLDRVILGTAAVETPEIVGEISDEHPGSVLVSLDAKDGEVVVSGWTEGTGLDPADAAERYADLGAGGILFTDVDVEGQLEGVRTDPVRRLVDSVDIPVIASGGVATIDDVLALRSAGAAAVVVGSALYEGQFTLDAAIDALDESSD, encoded by the coding sequence ATGTTTCCCGAGTTCGAGGTCATCCCCGCGGTCGATATGCAGGACGGACAGGTGGTCCAGCTTGTCGGCGGCGAACGCGGCACGGAGAAAACCTATGGCGACCCGGTCGAGGCCGCACAGCGGTGGGTCGACGCCGGCGCGCGGACGCTCCACCTCGTCGACCTCGACGGCGCGTTCGAGGGCGAACGGCAGAACGCGGCGGCCATCGACGCCGTCCTCGACGCGGTGGGAGACGACGTGGACGTGCAACTGGGCGGCGGCATCCGGACCGCCGAGGACGCCATCTCGCTGCTTGACCGCGGGCTGGACCGCGTCATCCTCGGAACGGCAGCCGTCGAGACGCCGGAAATCGTCGGCGAAATCAGCGACGAACACCCCGGCAGTGTGCTCGTGAGCCTCGACGCGAAGGACGGCGAAGTCGTGGTGTCGGGCTGGACTGAGGGGACCGGACTTGACCCCGCTGACGCCGCCGAGCGGTACGCCGACCTCGGGGCCGGCGGCATCCTGTTTACTGACGTGGACGTGGAAGGCCAGTTAGAGGGGGTTCGTACCGACCCGGTCCGCCGGCTGGTCGACAGCGTCGACATCCCCGTCATCGCCAGCGGCGGTGTCGCAACCATCGACGACGTGCTGGCGCTCCGGTCGGCCGGGGCCGCCGCCGTCGTCGTCGGCAGCGCGCTCTACGAGGGGCAGTTCACACTCGACGCGGCGATTGACGCCCTCGACGAGTCATCGGACTAA
- a CDS encoding class I SAM-dependent methyltransferase, with translation MDRNEVRRAWDSVSETYAERRDPTGSDAALLDDLLERLSDAPTVLDVGCGDGARTLANLPANSVGLDFSRAGLNLAAETVPDSRLVQGDMTALPVASDSVDAVTAYHAVFHVQRDQHPAVYREFARVLRPGGIVLMTLPSGQFETVRRGWMGGSMFFSAPGRRATLDQLADAGFTETEAVTATDPLGSDSEFVFATLGGD, from the coding sequence ATGGACCGCAACGAGGTGCGCCGCGCGTGGGACAGCGTCTCCGAAACCTACGCCGAGCGGCGCGACCCGACCGGGTCGGACGCGGCCCTGCTCGATGACCTGCTCGAACGGCTCTCCGACGCGCCGACCGTCCTCGACGTGGGCTGTGGCGACGGCGCGCGGACGCTCGCGAACCTGCCGGCGAACAGCGTCGGGCTGGACTTCTCGCGTGCGGGCCTGAACCTCGCCGCCGAGACGGTGCCGGACAGTCGGCTGGTGCAGGGAGACATGACGGCGCTCCCAGTCGCGTCCGACAGTGTGGACGCCGTCACGGCCTACCACGCCGTCTTTCACGTCCAGCGGGACCAGCATCCGGCCGTCTACCGGGAGTTCGCCCGCGTCCTCCGGCCGGGCGGTATCGTGTTGATGACACTTCCGAGCGGCCAGTTCGAGACCGTCCGTCGCGGCTGGATGGGCGGGTCGATGTTCTTCTCGGCACCGGGCCGGCGGGCGACCCTCGACCAGCTGGCCGACGCCGGCTTCACCGAGACGGAGGCGGTCACTGCGACGGACCCGCTCGGGAGCGACAGCGAGTTCGTCTTCGCCACGCTCGGCGGCGACTGA
- a CDS encoding nuclear transport factor 2 family protein: MNARETIEAYYAALRAGEPLGPFVADDGDRSVVKFGISERLVGTDAVREGLQAQTETTTDWTVQSHSLRVTEREGYGWFSDDVWLCWTDTERGSRHEYDTRWSGTLEATDGERPWQFVGMHVSTADDLGE; the protein is encoded by the coding sequence ATGAACGCACGCGAGACCATCGAAGCCTACTACGCCGCGCTCCGGGCCGGCGAGCCGCTTGGCCCCTTTGTCGCCGACGACGGGGACCGCTCGGTCGTCAAGTTCGGCATTTCGGAGCGGCTGGTCGGGACCGACGCTGTCAGGGAGGGACTGCAAGCGCAGACCGAGACGACGACGGACTGGACCGTCCAGAGCCACTCGCTCCGGGTGACAGAACGCGAGGGCTACGGCTGGTTCAGCGACGACGTGTGGCTGTGCTGGACCGACACCGAGCGTGGGAGCCGCCACGAGTACGACACGCGCTGGAGCGGGACGCTCGAAGCGACCGACGGGGAGCGCCCCTGGCAGTTCGTCGGCATGCACGTCAGCACCGCTGACGACCTGGGCGAGTGA
- the mutS gene encoding DNA mismatch repair protein MutS, whose protein sequence is MTEATGIVGEFLTLKEGTDADLLAMQCGDFYEFFAEDAEIVADELDLKVSQKSSHGSSYPMAGVPVDDLTPYVSALVERGYRVAIADQHETENGHAREITRVVTPGTHLETGDESAQYLAAVVREASRDGGDTYGIAATDVTTGQFQVTQLDDADAGEALTELYTFGPAEILPGPELRNDDAFLDRLRERTDAALTLHDSASFEPGRASHTVREQFGSETVDSVGIGEQDVALRAAGAVLSYVDDTGVGTLAAVTRLQAYGERDHVDLDATTQRNLELTETMQGDSSGSLFDTIDHTVTAAGGRLLRQWLQRPRRNRAELERRQSCVAALSEAAMARERVRETLSDAYDLERLAARATSGSADARDLRAVQETLALLGRVADAVAETERLAESPLADALDGADREAADALAAELDDALVADPPGTVRQGGLFKRGYDDTLDEIIDEHEAALEWLETLPDREKERTGITHLSVDRNKTDGYYIQVGKSETDAVPETYQHIKTLKNSKRYTTPELDEKERDVLRLEERRHDMEYEHFRELRERVAERATLLQDVGRTLAELDAFASLAVHAVENDWTRPAVVDGNELSIEAGRHPVVEQTTEFVPNDLYMDTDRQFLIVTGPNMSGKSTYMRQAALITLLAQVGSFVPARSATVGLVDGIFTRVGALDELAQGRSTFMVEMQELSNILHSATEESLVILDEVGRGTATFDGISIAWAATEYIVNSVRSKTLFATHYHELTALGEELPTVENVHVAVDGDPRSAEGDGDVTFLRTVRDGPTDRSYGVHVADLAGVPEPVVDRSQEVLDRLRDDKAIQVRGSDGDGDGTTQAVFDLESGQFRDGTAQSGDTRAGSAAEPIATDGDPEHAPGEAASEAADGDAATPSFDPETEAVLSELTELDVNETPPVELMAKVQEWQAELDDA, encoded by the coding sequence ATGACAGAGGCGACGGGAATCGTCGGAGAGTTCCTCACGCTCAAGGAGGGGACCGACGCGGACCTGCTGGCGATGCAGTGTGGCGACTTCTACGAGTTCTTCGCCGAGGACGCCGAAATCGTCGCCGACGAACTCGACCTGAAGGTGAGCCAGAAGTCCTCGCATGGCTCGTCGTACCCGATGGCGGGGGTCCCGGTCGACGACCTGACGCCGTACGTCTCCGCGCTGGTCGAGCGGGGCTACCGTGTCGCCATCGCCGACCAGCACGAGACCGAGAACGGCCACGCCCGCGAGATAACGCGGGTCGTCACGCCCGGCACGCACTTGGAGACCGGCGACGAGTCGGCGCAGTACCTCGCCGCGGTGGTCCGGGAGGCCAGCCGAGACGGCGGTGACACATACGGCATCGCCGCGACGGACGTGACTACGGGCCAGTTTCAGGTTACACAACTGGACGACGCCGACGCAGGCGAGGCGCTGACAGAGCTGTACACGTTCGGGCCGGCCGAGATTCTTCCCGGCCCGGAACTCCGGAACGACGACGCGTTCCTGGACCGCCTCCGCGAACGGACGGACGCGGCGCTGACGCTTCATGATTCAGCGTCGTTCGAACCGGGACGAGCGAGCCACACCGTCCGCGAGCAGTTCGGGAGCGAGACGGTCGACAGCGTCGGTATCGGCGAGCAGGACGTGGCACTGCGAGCCGCCGGCGCGGTGCTGTCCTACGTCGACGACACCGGCGTCGGGACGCTGGCGGCGGTCACGCGCCTGCAGGCGTACGGCGAGCGCGACCACGTCGACCTCGACGCGACGACCCAGCGCAACCTCGAACTCACCGAGACGATGCAGGGCGACAGCTCCGGGTCGCTGTTCGACACCATCGACCATACAGTCACGGCCGCCGGCGGGCGACTGCTCCGGCAGTGGCTCCAGCGGCCACGGCGAAACCGGGCCGAACTGGAGCGGCGGCAGTCCTGCGTGGCGGCGCTGTCGGAGGCGGCGATGGCCCGCGAGCGCGTTCGGGAGACGCTGTCGGACGCCTACGACCTCGAACGGCTGGCGGCGCGGGCCACCTCCGGGAGCGCCGACGCGCGGGACCTGCGGGCGGTTCAGGAGACGCTAGCGCTGCTCGGACGGGTCGCCGACGCCGTCGCCGAGACCGAGCGGCTGGCGGAGTCGCCGCTTGCCGACGCCCTTGACGGAGCCGACCGCGAGGCGGCCGACGCGCTGGCCGCCGAACTCGACGACGCGCTGGTCGCAGACCCGCCGGGGACGGTGCGCCAGGGCGGCCTGTTCAAGCGGGGGTACGACGACACCCTCGACGAGATTATCGACGAACACGAGGCCGCTCTGGAGTGGCTGGAGACGCTGCCAGACCGCGAGAAAGAACGGACCGGCATCACCCACCTCTCGGTCGACCGGAACAAAACCGACGGCTACTACATCCAGGTCGGCAAGAGCGAGACCGACGCCGTCCCCGAGACGTACCAGCACATCAAGACGCTGAAAAACTCCAAGCGCTACACGACGCCCGAACTCGACGAGAAGGAGCGGGACGTGTTGCGCTTGGAGGAGCGTCGCCACGACATGGAGTACGAGCATTTCCGGGAACTCCGCGAGCGGGTGGCCGAGCGTGCGACGCTGCTGCAGGACGTGGGCCGAACGCTGGCGGAACTGGACGCGTTCGCGTCGCTCGCGGTCCACGCCGTCGAGAACGACTGGACCCGCCCGGCGGTCGTCGACGGCAACGAGTTGTCCATCGAGGCCGGCCGCCACCCGGTCGTCGAGCAGACCACGGAGTTCGTCCCGAACGACCTCTACATGGACACCGACCGGCAGTTCCTCATCGTCACCGGCCCCAACATGAGCGGGAAGTCGACGTACATGCGCCAGGCGGCGCTCATCACGCTGCTTGCCCAGGTGGGCAGTTTCGTGCCGGCGCGGTCGGCGACGGTCGGGCTGGTCGACGGCATCTTCACCCGCGTCGGCGCGCTGGACGAACTCGCACAGGGGCGCTCGACGTTCATGGTCGAGATGCAGGAGCTGTCGAACATCCTCCACTCGGCCACCGAGGAGTCGCTGGTGATACTGGACGAGGTCGGTCGCGGAACGGCGACCTTCGACGGCATCTCCATCGCCTGGGCCGCCACGGAGTACATCGTCAACTCCGTCCGGTCGAAGACGCTGTTTGCGACCCACTACCACGAACTGACGGCGCTCGGCGAGGAACTGCCGACCGTCGAGAACGTCCACGTCGCGGTCGACGGCGATCCCCGCTCCGCGGAGGGCGACGGTGACGTGACCTTCCTCCGAACAGTCCGAGACGGGCCGACTGACCGGTCCTACGGTGTCCACGTCGCCGACCTCGCCGGCGTTCCCGAGCCGGTCGTCGACCGGTCACAGGAGGTACTCGACCGGCTACGCGACGACAAAGCTATCCAGGTTCGGGGCAGCGACGGCGACGGTGACGGGACGACACAGGCCGTGTTCGACCTGGAGTCGGGCCAGTTCAGGGACGGCACGGCCCAGTCAGGGGACACGAGGGCTGGTTCGGCTGCTGAGCCGATTGCGACCGACGGCGACCCCGAACACGCGCCCGGCGAGGCTGCGTCTGAAGCCGCCGATGGCGACGCGGCAACACCGTCGTTCGACCCGGAAACCGAGGCTGTTCTGTCGGAACTGACGGAGTTGGATGTCAACGAGACACCGCCGGTCGAACTGATGGCGAAAGTACAGGAGTGGCAGGCTGAACTGGACGACGCGTAG
- a CDS encoding hybrid sensor histidine kinase/response regulator, translating to MTDRIRVLHVDDDPAVVEAATSALEQAHCGITVETETSVADGLERLDSGTFGCVVAGYDLPEQTGVEFLDAVRKRAPDLPFVLFTSEGSEAAASDAISAGVTEYIRADGGAEPYARLAHTVVDAVERTADDIEYTQSTRRERAIEELHTTARAFMRATTEDAVAQITVDTARTILNMPANGVHFVDGDSLYPVAWTERVEDFLGTPPVFEAGESLAWQAFETGEAQVHDDITSIPGGYNPETDIRSEIILPLGDHGVLLVGSCETGAFDETDVTLAQTLSVHATAALNRLDRDHQLREEREFIDQALDTLDDLFYVVDTDGSLRRWNERIPEVTGYSHDEIDEMSVSEFFPGDEHETIASAIHETRTSGRVTVEAEILTADGERIPYEFSGSRLTDTDGAVSGTVGIGRDISQHKAYEQQLERQNERLDEFTSIVSHDLRNPLTIAEGNLELARTECDSDALDKVSRAHERMRALIDDLLAFARAGETATDLESVALADIVEECWQSVEDERATLVVEDNRQIRADTAKLRRLLSNLIRNSVEHGSEGAQMSADGDADQFGGGVTVRVGVIDGMDQHGFYVADDGPGIPDDDRQQVFEGGYSTGESGTGFGLKIVQRVAEAHGWTVTATESEAGGARFEVTGLDPA from the coding sequence ATGACCGACCGGATTCGTGTTCTCCACGTCGACGACGACCCGGCTGTCGTCGAAGCGGCCACGAGCGCTCTGGAACAGGCGCACTGTGGTATCACGGTCGAGACGGAGACGAGCGTCGCCGACGGACTCGAACGACTCGACAGTGGGACGTTCGGCTGCGTCGTCGCCGGTTACGACTTGCCAGAGCAGACCGGCGTCGAGTTCCTCGACGCAGTCCGCAAGCGAGCGCCCGACCTGCCGTTCGTGCTGTTCACCAGTGAGGGGAGTGAAGCAGCCGCGAGCGACGCGATTTCCGCCGGCGTCACCGAGTACATCCGGGCCGATGGCGGCGCCGAACCGTACGCACGGCTGGCACACACCGTCGTCGACGCCGTGGAGCGGACGGCCGATGACATCGAATACACACAGAGCACACGTCGTGAGCGCGCTATCGAGGAGCTTCACACCACCGCCAGGGCGTTCATGCGAGCCACAACTGAGGATGCGGTTGCGCAGATCACAGTGGACACTGCCAGAACGATCCTCAACATGCCGGCCAACGGCGTCCACTTCGTCGACGGCGATAGTCTGTATCCGGTCGCCTGGACCGAACGGGTCGAGGACTTCCTCGGCACGCCGCCGGTGTTCGAGGCCGGAGAATCACTCGCGTGGCAGGCTTTCGAAACCGGTGAGGCGCAGGTCCACGACGATATCACGTCGATTCCGGGCGGGTACAATCCGGAGACCGATATCCGGAGCGAAATCATCCTTCCGCTCGGGGACCACGGCGTCCTCCTCGTCGGCTCGTGCGAGACAGGTGCATTCGATGAGACAGACGTTACGCTCGCGCAGACGCTCTCCGTCCACGCGACAGCGGCGCTTAACCGTCTCGACCGCGACCACCAGCTCCGCGAGGAACGGGAATTCATCGATCAGGCGCTCGATACGCTTGACGACCTCTTCTACGTCGTCGACACGGACGGCAGCCTCCGGCGGTGGAACGAGCGCATCCCCGAAGTCACAGGATACAGCCACGACGAGATCGACGAGATGTCCGTCTCTGAGTTCTTCCCGGGTGACGAGCACGAGACAATCGCCTCGGCGATACATGAGACGCGAACCAGCGGCCGGGTAACTGTCGAAGCGGAAATCCTGACTGCCGATGGAGAGCGGATTCCATACGAGTTTTCGGGTAGTCGGTTGACAGACACCGATGGAGCGGTCTCTGGGACGGTGGGTATCGGCCGGGATATCTCCCAGCACAAGGCATACGAACAGCAGTTGGAACGCCAGAACGAGCGCCTGGATGAGTTCACAAGCATCGTCAGCCACGACCTCCGGAACCCGCTGACTATCGCGGAGGGGAATCTGGAACTGGCCAGAACAGAATGTGACAGCGACGCACTCGACAAGGTATCGCGTGCCCACGAGCGAATGCGAGCGCTGATAGACGACCTCTTAGCGTTTGCACGTGCCGGCGAAACGGCGACGGATCTCGAATCCGTCGCGCTCGCCGACATCGTTGAGGAGTGCTGGCAGAGCGTCGAAGATGAACGGGCAACGCTCGTCGTCGAGGACAACCGACAGATTCGGGCAGATACGGCAAAGCTCCGGCGACTGTTATCGAACCTTATCCGCAACAGTGTGGAACACGGGTCCGAAGGCGCTCAGATGTCGGCTGACGGAGACGCTGACCAGTTCGGCGGGGGCGTGACTGTGCGAGTCGGTGTCATCGACGGCATGGACCAGCACGGCTTCTATGTCGCCGACGACGGGCCGGGCATCCCTGATGACGACCGCCAGCAGGTGTTTGAAGGGGGTTATTCGACTGGCGAGAGCGGGACCGGGTTCGGCCTCAAAATCGTCCAGCGGGTCGCCGAGGCCCACGGGTGGACGGTCACAGCTACCGAGAGCGAGGCCGGCGGCGCGCGGTTCGAGGTCACAGGCCTCGACCCCGCCTGA
- a CDS encoding ABC transporter ATP-binding protein: MSSQRPPRQSPRTAEQSAAPRDGSTPALVVEGLSKQFGSGADAVTAVDDVSFRIEQGTVVGLLGPNGAGKTTTIKSILGLVLPDSGSVRVQGIDMSEHPRAAYRHVDGMLEGARNDYWRLTVRENLRYFSTIKGVKPAAVADRHERLLAKLDLLEKADEPVRDLSRGMKQKVSLASVLASESELVFLDEPTLGLDVESSLTLRRELRRIVDERDLTAVVSSHDMDVIEDVCDRVIIMNNGEIIADDSVAAVLDQFTANAFAVTSPDITDALLATIRERFEVVDVTSVERGRLVEVATDSDGFYRLLALCRDHSVTLTGVGTVEPDLEDVFVEITGQERSGPGR; encoded by the coding sequence ATGTCATCCCAGCGCCCTCCTCGGCAGAGTCCGCGGACCGCCGAGCAGTCGGCTGCGCCGAGAGACGGATCGACGCCTGCACTCGTCGTCGAGGGGCTGTCGAAGCAGTTCGGCAGCGGTGCGGACGCGGTGACGGCCGTCGACGACGTGTCGTTTCGCATCGAACAGGGCACGGTCGTCGGCCTGCTGGGACCCAACGGGGCGGGCAAAACGACGACAATAAAATCGATTCTCGGGCTGGTGTTGCCTGATTCCGGGAGTGTTCGGGTGCAGGGTATCGACATGAGCGAACACCCGCGGGCAGCGTACCGTCACGTCGACGGGATGCTCGAAGGGGCGCGAAACGACTACTGGCGGCTGACTGTCCGTGAGAACCTGCGCTATTTCTCGACCATCAAGGGTGTCAAGCCGGCTGCTGTTGCCGACCGGCACGAGCGCCTGCTGGCGAAGCTCGACCTTCTGGAGAAGGCCGACGAACCGGTCCGGGACCTCTCCCGCGGGATGAAACAGAAGGTGTCGCTGGCGAGTGTGCTTGCCAGCGAGTCCGAACTGGTGTTTCTCGACGAGCCAACGCTGGGACTGGACGTCGAAAGCTCGCTGACGTTGCGGCGGGAACTGCGCCGCATCGTCGACGAGCGCGACCTCACAGCTGTCGTCAGCAGCCACGACATGGACGTCATCGAGGACGTCTGTGACCGGGTCATCATCATGAACAACGGGGAGATCATCGCAGACGACAGCGTGGCAGCTGTGCTCGACCAGTTCACCGCGAACGCCTTCGCCGTCACCAGTCCGGACATCACCGATGCCCTGCTTGCGACGATTCGGGAGCGCTTCGAGGTGGTCGACGTGACGAGCGTCGAGCGGGGCCGGCTCGTCGAGGTGGCGACCGACAGCGACGGGTTCTACCGCCTGCTGGCCCTGTGCCGGGACCACAGCGTGACGCTGACTGGCGTCGGCACGGTCGAACCGGATTTAGAGGACGTGTTCGTCGAGATTACGGGACAGGAACGGAGCGGGCCGGGCCGATGA
- a CDS encoding ABC transporter permease, which translates to MTASTDTHTDGSEDARAGMQAGYLDLARAVLYREYLIFVRYPANAIGGIVISVFFFGLLFYGGRMLAGQAITDSIEGIIVGYFLWSLSVGAYQSISNDIGSEAQWGTLERHVMTPFGFAPVAFCKGVAKVVRTFITSTVVLAVMLAITGTSLQLNVLTVVVVASLTIASVLGLGFAAGGVAVLYKRIGNWLNLLQFGFIILISAPVFELGWTRMLPLAHGSALLQRAMVDGTRLWQFSAVDLALLVGVPVGYVLFGYVVFQYTTRRARRLGVLGDY; encoded by the coding sequence ATGACCGCGAGCACCGACACGCACACGGACGGCAGTGAGGATGCCCGTGCCGGCATGCAGGCGGGCTATCTCGACCTCGCACGGGCGGTGCTGTACCGCGAATACCTCATTTTCGTTCGCTATCCGGCCAACGCCATCGGTGGCATCGTCATCTCGGTGTTTTTCTTCGGCCTGCTGTTTTACGGCGGCCGGATGCTCGCCGGGCAGGCGATAACAGACTCCATCGAGGGAATCATCGTCGGCTACTTCCTGTGGTCGCTTTCGGTCGGGGCCTACCAGTCGATTTCGAACGATATCGGCAGCGAAGCCCAGTGGGGCACCCTCGAACGGCACGTCATGACGCCGTTTGGCTTCGCGCCGGTCGCGTTCTGCAAGGGCGTCGCAAAAGTCGTCCGGACGTTCATCACCTCGACAGTGGTGCTTGCAGTGATGCTTGCGATTACCGGAACGTCGCTCCAGTTGAACGTCCTCACCGTCGTCGTCGTCGCGTCCCTTACCATCGCGTCGGTGCTGGGGCTGGGGTTCGCTGCCGGTGGCGTCGCGGTGCTGTACAAGCGCATCGGGAACTGGCTCAATCTGCTCCAGTTCGGGTTCATCATCCTCATCTCCGCGCCCGTGTTTGAACTCGGCTGGACGCGAATGCTGCCGCTGGCTCACGGGAGTGCGCTCCTGCAGCGAGCGATGGTCGACGGGACCCGACTCTGGCAGTTCTCCGCCGTCGACTTGGCCCTTCTCGTCGGTGTCCCGGTCGGCTACGTCCTATTCGGATACGTCGTGTTTCAGTACACGACCCGGCGGGCCAGACGGCTCGGCGTCCTCGGCGACTACTGA
- a CDS encoding LolA family protein: protein MVTRHLTSERLVLTIATVVVIGVLTVAIWSLAFASTGTADQPQISADVQQRYEAIDGVNSTQTTTISRNGTVASRTTYDAVLQPGTQKKRLAVVSSTVDRYDLRVSNGSALWLYDQRRASATRISLSRTESDQGERLQRLVANLNTSTAANATSEPQSVEPLPVVPRGEQRPTVAAGSMMVGYRGTESIDGRDAYVIHVAPKDDTAAYEQTIWVDTERFFPVKKRTAWTADGERTVVTTTHTNVTYDTGVSADVFTPDFPDNTTVTVPETPDQQTYESISALEADTEIRVPKPDIPAGYELTYATQTQGRIHSVGLRYANRTSLITVAKYDRPVVGENASKGVTIDGQPVQISYGLTTSVSWNCERYRYTIRGEGVAADRLVTVGQSIGCPSSG from the coding sequence ATGGTCACTCGACACCTCACATCGGAACGACTGGTGCTCACCATCGCGACGGTGGTCGTCATTGGTGTGCTTACTGTTGCGATCTGGTCGCTCGCATTCGCGAGTACCGGGACCGCCGATCAACCTCAGATCAGCGCGGACGTGCAACAACGCTACGAGGCGATAGACGGCGTCAATTCGACACAGACGACGACTATCAGCCGGAACGGAACGGTCGCGAGTCGGACGACCTACGACGCCGTACTCCAGCCAGGGACACAGAAGAAACGGCTGGCAGTCGTCAGCAGTACTGTCGACCGATACGATCTCCGGGTGTCGAACGGGTCGGCGCTGTGGTTGTACGACCAGCGCCGCGCGAGCGCCACGCGCATCTCTCTCAGCAGGACTGAGTCAGACCAAGGTGAACGGCTGCAGCGCCTGGTTGCGAATCTCAATACGTCCACGGCAGCCAACGCGACAAGCGAGCCACAGTCAGTTGAGCCGTTGCCCGTTGTCCCCCGCGGCGAGCAGCGCCCGACCGTGGCTGCCGGCTCGATGATGGTCGGCTACCGCGGTACTGAATCAATCGACGGGCGTGACGCGTACGTCATCCACGTGGCACCGAAAGACGACACAGCGGCCTACGAGCAGACGATCTGGGTAGACACGGAGCGGTTCTTCCCGGTGAAAAAGCGCACCGCGTGGACAGCCGACGGTGAGCGCACAGTCGTGACGACGACGCATACGAACGTCACCTACGACACCGGTGTGTCAGCGGACGTGTTTACCCCTGACTTCCCGGACAACACGACTGTCACCGTCCCAGAGACACCGGACCAACAGACATACGAGTCGATCAGTGCGCTCGAAGCCGACACCGAGATCCGGGTTCCAAAGCCCGACATTCCGGCGGGCTACGAGCTGACCTACGCGACCCAGACGCAGGGGCGAATCCACAGCGTCGGTCTCCGCTACGCGAACCGAACCAGTCTGATCACTGTTGCCAAGTACGACCGGCCGGTTGTCGGAGAGAACGCCAGCAAGGGAGTGACAATCGACGGGCAACCGGTACAGATTAGCTACGGGCTGACAACATCGGTGTCGTGGAACTGTGAGCGCTACCGGTACACGATTCGTGGTGAGGGGGTGGCCGCCGACCGACTCGTCACGGTCGGCCAGTCAATCGGCTGTCCCAGCAGTGGGTGA
- a CDS encoding ArsR/SmtB family transcription factor: MSEDPAVGDILDLLSDEYARDILAATSVKPMSAKQLADQCEMSQPTVYRRVEWLQEYGLIEEQTQIETGGNDYSVFAATLSEFSLALADGDFETEIERTEPPAFPGQDEQDTADRFTKMWENL; encoded by the coding sequence GTGAGTGAGGACCCGGCCGTGGGCGACATCCTCGACCTGCTCAGTGACGAGTATGCCCGGGACATCCTCGCAGCAACGAGTGTCAAACCCATGTCCGCGAAACAGCTCGCCGACCAGTGTGAGATGTCACAACCGACCGTGTACAGACGGGTCGAGTGGCTTCAGGAGTACGGCCTCATCGAGGAACAGACCCAGATAGAGACGGGCGGCAACGACTACAGCGTCTTCGCTGCTACGCTCTCAGAGTTCTCACTGGCGCTTGCTGACGGTGACTTCGAAACCGAAATCGAGCGGACCGAACCCCCGGCGTTCCCGGGACAGGACGAACAGGACACCGCAGATCGATTCACAAAAATGTGGGAGAATCTCTGA
- a CDS encoding DUF7521 family protein, protein MVAIETLMNWLITALAFGSTVLGGYVGYQAYRGYRRHNSRAMQYLSVGLFCLTAVAFVVAFVGSVFLRQGLLPSQFQQPLTLVTRAFQFVGVLFIAYSLHYRE, encoded by the coding sequence ATGGTCGCCATCGAGACACTGATGAACTGGCTCATCACCGCCCTTGCGTTTGGCTCGACAGTACTGGGTGGGTACGTCGGCTATCAGGCCTACCGGGGGTATCGACGGCACAACAGCCGCGCGATGCAGTACCTCTCGGTCGGGCTGTTCTGCCTCACGGCGGTGGCCTTCGTCGTCGCGTTCGTCGGCTCAGTCTTCCTTCGCCAGGGCCTGCTTCCCAGCCAGTTCCAGCAGCCGCTGACGCTCGTCACTCGCGCCTTCCAGTTCGTTGGTGTGCTCTTTATCGCGTACTCGCTTCACTATCGGGAGTGA